From a single Bemisia tabaci chromosome 10, PGI_BMITA_v3 genomic region:
- the LOC109040562 gene encoding uncharacterized protein isoform X2 — MLIKKGFTWAFLTICLFSCSTLSTGHGKQNQGDRRKKESQNGAQKNDLNLEPLNVAMAPDEVYQTKAGEKPIVISVSNDKQVLSEENRILPNPILVNGGSVVDLDFLRQTLFGNSSLGKHSGTRPDFRTTNATTPSKNSPTEAKSGDLGQLKRNEMRPTLAALYRDETALDAAKSSSDTLDQSLSSDQLLCIIFKLLSMYKPNITGPETIAGSNFQETSDLENPLTLRPTNKLPLNMARSKFSDAQQYKTPLLYHHFHPSDFPHSDITTEQKAGKRYPQGPSAGKAAEILDDISLIKTFNKHTPSLSDELGMNISFPASESDLGIPFRNHKKEFLDRASRIRSHDVKSHDSVLRELAELSHEFPEKKFPLPAISPRLPAETLGLYSRLLEQVQDKNPSHHLDNLESTGDLIKTLSHIQRANSHGDNRTVIFPELDFFSSHLQKHPDTINFLRSVHQKERSGVKRTKEPHSILSDVVTQDLDPLNSYSWDPFETDLRSTAQIKGKKHKERQRGKKIRLKFKKRSKEERRKKTHDLDFLDLLSKSMIRESRNFIGRI; from the exons ATGTTAATTAAAAAGGGATTCACTTGGGCGTTTTTGACAATATGTCTGTTTTCATGTTCGACACTTTCCACTGGACACGGGAAACAGAATCAAGGCGATCGCAGAAAAAAAGAGTCTCAAAACG GTGCCCAGAAAAATGACCTTAACCTGGAGCCCCTTAATGTCGCGATGGCACCTGATGAGGTCTACCAGACCAAAGCAGGCGAGAAACCAATCGTTATATCTGTAAGCAACGATAAACAGGTTTTATCCGAAGAAAATCGGATACTACCCAATCCAATTTTGGTCAACGGAGGCAGCGTAGTTGATTTAGACTTTTTGCGCCAGACCTTGTTCGGCAATTCCTCTCTAGGGAAACACTCTGGAACGAGACCTGATTTCAGAACAACCAACGCAACA ACACCATCAAAGAATTCACCGACTGAGGCAAAATCAGGAGACCTAGGTCAGCTGAAAAGGAACGAGATGAGACCCACTTTAGCTGCCCTCTACAGGGATGAAACCGCCCTTGATGCTGCAAAAAGCTCTTCGGACACTCTCGACCAAAGTTTGTCCAGTGACCAACTTCTCTGCATCATTTTTAAACTCCTGTCCATGTACAAACCTAATATCACAGGCCCTGAAACCATTGCTGGATCCAACTTCCAAGAAACTTCCGACTTGGAAAACCCCTTGACTCTGAGGCCTACCAATAAATTACCGCTCAACATGGCACGATCAAAGTTTTCCGACGCACAGCAGTACAAAACCCCTCTGCTTTACCATCATTTCCACCCCTCTGATTTCCCCCATAGTGATATTACAACGGAGCAGAAAGCAGGGAAAAGGTACCCTCAGGGTCCCTCAGCTGGTAAAGCTGCTGAAATTCTGGATGATATTTCACTGATAAAAACCTTCAACAAACACACCCCTAGTCTGTCGGATGAATTAGGGATGAATATTTCGTTCCCTGCCTCCGAGTCTGACTTAGGCATCCCATTTAGAAATCATAAAAAAGAATTTTTGGACAGGGCTTCCCGAATCAGATCGCACGATGTTAAAAGTCACGACAGTGTATTGAGAGAACTTGCTGAGCTTTCACACGAATTcccagagaaaaaatttcctttgccTGCAATATCCCCAAGATTACCTGCGGAAACTTTGGGTCTTTACTCGAGACTCTTGGAGCAAGTTCAGGATAAGAATCCTTCGCATCATCTTGACAATCTAGAATCAACGGGGGACTTAATAAAAACTTTATCACACATTCAAAGAGCTAACTCCCACGGCGATAATCGAACCGTAATTTTCCCTgagcttgattttttttccagtcatcTGCAAAAACATCCGGACACCATTAACTTTTTACGAAGCGTCCATCAGAAGGAGAGATCGGGTGTAAAGAGGACGAAAGAACCGCACTCTATTCTGTCGGACGTGGTGACCCAGGATTTGGACCCTCTAAATTCCTACAGCTGGGATCCTTTCGAGACGGATCTTCGATCAACGGCACAGATTAAGGGGAAAAAACATAAAGAAAGACAGCGCGGTAAAAAAATTCGTTTGAAATTCAAGAAGCGATCCAAGGAGGAACGAAGAAAGAAAACTCATGATTTAGACTTCCTAGACTTATTGAGTAAATCAATGATTCGGGAATCCAGAAATTTTATTGGGAGAATTTGA
- the LOC109040562 gene encoding uncharacterized protein isoform X1: MLIKKGFTWAFLTICLFSCSTLSTGHGKQNQGDRRKKESQNDLKQQCSKELGKPEMVLISGAQKNDLNLEPLNVAMAPDEVYQTKAGEKPIVISVSNDKQVLSEENRILPNPILVNGGSVVDLDFLRQTLFGNSSLGKHSGTRPDFRTTNATTPSKNSPTEAKSGDLGQLKRNEMRPTLAALYRDETALDAAKSSSDTLDQSLSSDQLLCIIFKLLSMYKPNITGPETIAGSNFQETSDLENPLTLRPTNKLPLNMARSKFSDAQQYKTPLLYHHFHPSDFPHSDITTEQKAGKRYPQGPSAGKAAEILDDISLIKTFNKHTPSLSDELGMNISFPASESDLGIPFRNHKKEFLDRASRIRSHDVKSHDSVLRELAELSHEFPEKKFPLPAISPRLPAETLGLYSRLLEQVQDKNPSHHLDNLESTGDLIKTLSHIQRANSHGDNRTVIFPELDFFSSHLQKHPDTINFLRSVHQKERSGVKRTKEPHSILSDVVTQDLDPLNSYSWDPFETDLRSTAQIKGKKHKERQRGKKIRLKFKKRSKEERRKKTHDLDFLDLLSKSMIRESRNFIGRI; the protein is encoded by the exons ATGTTAATTAAAAAGGGATTCACTTGGGCGTTTTTGACAATATGTCTGTTTTCATGTTCGACACTTTCCACTGGACACGGGAAACAGAATCAAGGCGATCGCAGAAAAAAAGAGTCTCAAAACG ACTTAAAACAGCAGTGCTCGAAAGAGCTAGGGAAGCCTGAAATGGTGCTGATTTCAGGTGCCCAGAAAAATGACCTTAACCTGGAGCCCCTTAATGTCGCGATGGCACCTGATGAGGTCTACCAGACCAAAGCAGGCGAGAAACCAATCGTTATATCTGTAAGCAACGATAAACAGGTTTTATCCGAAGAAAATCGGATACTACCCAATCCAATTTTGGTCAACGGAGGCAGCGTAGTTGATTTAGACTTTTTGCGCCAGACCTTGTTCGGCAATTCCTCTCTAGGGAAACACTCTGGAACGAGACCTGATTTCAGAACAACCAACGCAACA ACACCATCAAAGAATTCACCGACTGAGGCAAAATCAGGAGACCTAGGTCAGCTGAAAAGGAACGAGATGAGACCCACTTTAGCTGCCCTCTACAGGGATGAAACCGCCCTTGATGCTGCAAAAAGCTCTTCGGACACTCTCGACCAAAGTTTGTCCAGTGACCAACTTCTCTGCATCATTTTTAAACTCCTGTCCATGTACAAACCTAATATCACAGGCCCTGAAACCATTGCTGGATCCAACTTCCAAGAAACTTCCGACTTGGAAAACCCCTTGACTCTGAGGCCTACCAATAAATTACCGCTCAACATGGCACGATCAAAGTTTTCCGACGCACAGCAGTACAAAACCCCTCTGCTTTACCATCATTTCCACCCCTCTGATTTCCCCCATAGTGATATTACAACGGAGCAGAAAGCAGGGAAAAGGTACCCTCAGGGTCCCTCAGCTGGTAAAGCTGCTGAAATTCTGGATGATATTTCACTGATAAAAACCTTCAACAAACACACCCCTAGTCTGTCGGATGAATTAGGGATGAATATTTCGTTCCCTGCCTCCGAGTCTGACTTAGGCATCCCATTTAGAAATCATAAAAAAGAATTTTTGGACAGGGCTTCCCGAATCAGATCGCACGATGTTAAAAGTCACGACAGTGTATTGAGAGAACTTGCTGAGCTTTCACACGAATTcccagagaaaaaatttcctttgccTGCAATATCCCCAAGATTACCTGCGGAAACTTTGGGTCTTTACTCGAGACTCTTGGAGCAAGTTCAGGATAAGAATCCTTCGCATCATCTTGACAATCTAGAATCAACGGGGGACTTAATAAAAACTTTATCACACATTCAAAGAGCTAACTCCCACGGCGATAATCGAACCGTAATTTTCCCTgagcttgattttttttccagtcatcTGCAAAAACATCCGGACACCATTAACTTTTTACGAAGCGTCCATCAGAAGGAGAGATCGGGTGTAAAGAGGACGAAAGAACCGCACTCTATTCTGTCGGACGTGGTGACCCAGGATTTGGACCCTCTAAATTCCTACAGCTGGGATCCTTTCGAGACGGATCTTCGATCAACGGCACAGATTAAGGGGAAAAAACATAAAGAAAGACAGCGCGGTAAAAAAATTCGTTTGAAATTCAAGAAGCGATCCAAGGAGGAACGAAGAAAGAAAACTCATGATTTAGACTTCCTAGACTTATTGAGTAAATCAATGATTCGGGAATCCAGAAATTTTATTGGGAGAATTTGA